TTCGGGTCCACGCCCAGGTTGATGGCGACATCCACCGTCTGGTCGTACTTGGAGGCACGCGCCTCCACCGTCTTCTTCAAGAGCGCGAAGCCCTCGGAGATCGGGTAACGCTTCTCGCGGTCCACCAGCGCGGCGGCCGCACGGAACTTCTTCCCATTCTGAGCCATGACAGAAATCCTTGTCGTGAGTGGGGTGGGCGGCGGCCTAGCCGACCACGTCGATGCCCATGGAGCGCGCGGTGCCAGCAATGGTGTTCATGCAGGCCTCGAGCGACGCGGCGGTGGTGTCCTGGATCTTCTTCTTGGCGATGTCCTCGAGCTGAGCGCGGGTGATCTGACCCACCTTCTCCTTGCCCGGCTTCTTCGCGCCAGAACCCTTCTTCTTGTCGGTGTGCAGGCCCGCCGCCTTCTTGATGAGGATGGCCGCGGGAGGCGTCTTCAGGATGAAGGTGAAGGAGCGGTCCGCATACACGGTGATGATCACCGGGATGATGAGCCCTTCCTTGGCCTCCGCCTGCGTCTTGGCGTTGAACTGCTTGCAGAACTCCATGATGTTCACGCCCTGCTGACCGAGCGCGGGGCCGATCGGCGGGGCGGGGTTCGCCTTGCCGGCGGGAATCTGCAGCTTGACCTGTCCTGTGACCTTCTTCATCGGCTGACGACTGCCTTTCGAGGGGGTGGTACCAGCGGGCCGCCAGACGGGGAGGCCCTCCCACCCATGGGTCCGCGCCCGTCACCGGGCACGGAAGCGCGTGCGGCGCGGCCTCCAGATGGAGGGCGCGCCGCGAAAACACGAGCTAACCGGTGGTCTTCTCCACCTGCATGAAGTCCAGCTCCACGGGGGTGGCGCGGCCGAAGATGCTCACGAGCACCTTGACCCGGCCCTTCTCCGCGTTGACCTCTTCCACCGTGCCGTTGAAGTTGGCGAACGGGCCGTCGATGACGCGCACCGTGTCACCCTCGTCGAACTGCACCTTGGGCTTCGGCTTGAGCGTGCCCTCGGAGATCTGCGAGGTGAGCCGGGCCACTTCCTGGTCGGAGATGGGCAGCGGGTTCTGGTGCTGCGCCGTGCCCGGAAAGCCGGTGATCTTCGGCGTGTTCTTCACCAGGTGGAGCGTCCGGTCGTTCAGCTCCATCTGCACGAAGATGTAGCCAGGGAAGAACTTGCGGCGAGACGTCTTCTTCTCACCCTTCACCATCTCGACGACCTGCTCCATGGGAATCAGGATTTCGCCAAACTGGTCCTGGAGCCCTTCAAGGCGCACCTTCTCCTCGAGGCTCTTCTTCGCCTGGTTCTCGAAGTTCGAGTAGGTATGGACCACGTACCATTTCATCGCCATTACAGCTTCCCCCACACGCTGGGCAGCCATTCCACCATCAAGTTGTAGGCGATGGTGTCGATGAAGAAGAGCAGTACGGCGGCCACGAGCGAGGCGACGACCACGGCCATGGTCGACGCCCGGGTCTCCGACCAGGTCGGCCAGGTGACCTTCATCAGCTCGGAAGCCACATCGAGCGAGAGCGTGTGGGTGCGTGGATGGAAGTACGCGCCAACGGCCAACCCCACGGCGAGCAGGTAGCCAATCAGCGTGGACACCTTCCAGTCCATGCCCTCGATGAGGACGGGGTCGCCCCAGCCAAACCGGGCCCAGAGCAACCCGAAGACACGCTCCAGGAAGAGGGCCAGGATGATGCCGGCGAGGAGATAGAAGATGACCACGAGCCGCTTCGGGTCCATTGCCGAGCGGTTAGCCTGCTGGCTGGCCTCTGATGCCGTCGCCATGGTGCCTCACTGGGGTACTACGGATGCGAAAACGTGGGACTGCGAAAACACAGGAACCCCCGGTACCTCCAGGTACCGGGGGCCCCGCTCCCACTGAGAGTTGGCAGGCCAGGAGGGATTCGAACCCCCAACACGCGGATTTGGAGACCGCTGCTCTACCGTTGGAGCTACTGGCCTAGAACCTTCCCTGGAACTACCGACCTAGACCTTACCTTCCTTGTGGTCTTGATGCTTGCGGCACCGAGGGCAGAACTTGCTCAGCTCGAGCTTGTCCTGGCTCTTCCGCTTGTTCTTCGTGGTCGTGTAGTTCCGCTCCTTGCACACAGTGCACTCGAGCGAAATGATGGAACGATTGCCCTTCGGCATGACCTACCTCACCAGATACGAGAGGGGAAGGCTACCACGAAGGAGCCCTCCCCTCGAATCGGGACTGTTGAGCCCGGCAACCCGAAGGCCGCCCAGGCAAGTTACTCGATGATCTCGGCCACGACGCCGGCGCCCACGGTGCGACCGCCCTCGCGAACGGCGAAGCGGAGCTCCTTCTCCATGGCCACCGGGGTGATGAGCTCCACCTCGATAGCAATGTTGTCGCCCGGCATCACCATTTCCACGTTGTCCGGCAGCTTCACCGTGCCCGTCACGTCCGTGGTGCGGAAGTAGAACTGGGGACGGTAGCCCTTGAAGAACGGGGTGTGACGACCACCCTCCTCCTTCGAGAGGACGTAGATCTGCGCCTTGAACTTGGTGTGCGGGGTGATGCTGCCCGGCTTGGCCAGCACCTGGCCACGC
The genomic region above belongs to Pyxidicoccus trucidator and contains:
- the rplK gene encoding 50S ribosomal protein L11, which codes for MKKVTGQVKLQIPAGKANPAPPIGPALGQQGVNIMEFCKQFNAKTQAEAKEGLIIPVIITVYADRSFTFILKTPPAAILIKKAAGLHTDKKKGSGAKKPGKEKVGQITRAQLEDIAKKKIQDTTAASLEACMNTIAGTARSMGIDVVG
- the nusG gene encoding transcription termination/antitermination protein NusG gives rise to the protein MAMKWYVVHTYSNFENQAKKSLEEKVRLEGLQDQFGEILIPMEQVVEMVKGEKKTSRRKFFPGYIFVQMELNDRTLHLVKNTPKITGFPGTAQHQNPLPISDQEVARLTSQISEGTLKPKPKVQFDEGDTVRVIDGPFANFNGTVEEVNAEKGRVKVLVSIFGRATPVELDFMQVEKTTG
- the secE gene encoding preprotein translocase subunit SecE — protein: MATASEASQQANRSAMDPKRLVVIFYLLAGIILALFLERVFGLLWARFGWGDPVLIEGMDWKVSTLIGYLLAVGLAVGAYFHPRTHTLSLDVASELMKVTWPTWSETRASTMAVVVASLVAAVLLFFIDTIAYNLMVEWLPSVWGKL
- the rpmG gene encoding 50S ribosomal protein L33; translation: MPKGNRSIISLECTVCKERNYTTTKNKRKSQDKLELSKFCPRCRKHQDHKEGKV